In the Candidatus Sysuiplasma acidicola genome, one interval contains:
- a CDS encoding branched-chain amino acid ABC transporter permease, translating to MQLFLDALITSLIYSAFFSLAALGLNLIFGVMRIVNLAHGQFIVLGSYAAILLLSTYSVNPLMALLFIVPVFFLTGIPLYYLLVPRLRKSGDPEMSSFILFFGLSFVMEGLAIQFFGVDYRTLPYSAFRPLHVSIAGSTVPFAWIVTAAVSVFFILVIYVYLYHTRLGLQTRALMINREEAAANGVNAGTVSAIAFSTGLTLAAAAGAFSSFISYPTSPAIGATFTLISFAIIIIGALGNPLATLVGGVVFAFTYGYTELYFPNISSLVPFVVLVAVILIRPTGLMGRKVREF from the coding sequence ATGCAGCTGTTTCTGGACGCTTTAATCACATCGCTGATTTATTCGGCGTTCTTTTCCCTTGCAGCGTTGGGCCTCAACCTTATTTTTGGCGTCATGAGGATAGTGAATCTGGCACATGGCCAGTTCATTGTCCTCGGCTCTTATGCCGCCATCCTGCTCCTGTCCACCTATTCTGTCAATCCGCTCATGGCACTGCTGTTCATTGTTCCTGTTTTCTTCCTAACCGGCATTCCCCTCTATTATCTGCTCGTTCCGAGGCTCCGCAAATCCGGTGATCCTGAAATGAGTTCGTTTATTCTCTTCTTCGGCCTTTCGTTCGTGATGGAGGGACTGGCGATTCAGTTTTTTGGCGTCGATTACAGAACGCTTCCTTACTCTGCCTTCAGGCCGCTGCACGTGAGCATTGCAGGCAGCACCGTTCCGTTTGCCTGGATTGTCACTGCTGCCGTATCCGTCTTTTTCATACTGGTCATTTACGTTTATCTCTACCATACGAGACTCGGGCTGCAGACACGGGCGCTGATGATAAACAGGGAGGAGGCTGCCGCCAACGGTGTGAATGCAGGCACCGTTTCGGCAATTGCATTTTCCACCGGGCTGACGCTGGCAGCGGCTGCCGGCGCCTTCTCCTCTTTCATAAGCTATCCGACATCTCCTGCCATAGGGGCAACATTCACTCTCATCTCCTTTGCAATAATAATCATAGGCGCACTGGGAAACCCTCTTGCGACGCTTGTCGGCGGCGTGGTTTTCGCCTTCACATACGGCTACACAGAACTCTATTTTCCGAACATTTCATCGCTCGTACCCTTCGTTGTGCTAGTCGCAGTAATACTCATCAGGCCCACAGGACTCATGGGGAGGAAAGTGCGTGAATTTTAA
- a CDS encoding branched-chain amino acid ABC transporter permease, producing the protein MNFNGLFLSGGKGIKTDAVKMVIPLAVIFVLGPVLTANQSILMELAVFIILADALNIVYGFTGYLPFGFGAFFAVGAYGTAIMIAHYSSPVALALLVGALLACLLALVFTPLLRLSGAYFAIASLAAFEVVYLAVSNTSLTSVTGGPYGISFIQAYSPNVDYAVTAVVAIVSALAVILLSRSYFGIALKAIKEDRFAVELAGVNSLRYRNYAWLLSALFSGLAGGLFGWYLGFFYPEAVFSLTDYSVLVIVFVLFGGRGTTFGPVIGTIILFATYEMLILYFSNLLLIIFGLLLVLLILFIPDGILPIIRKYYGGIS; encoded by the coding sequence GTGAATTTTAACGGCCTTTTCCTTTCGGGCGGAAAAGGGATAAAAACAGATGCTGTCAAAATGGTAATACCGCTGGCCGTAATATTCGTGCTCGGCCCTGTTCTTACGGCCAATCAGAGCATACTGATGGAACTCGCAGTATTCATCATACTTGCCGACGCGCTAAACATAGTATATGGTTTCACAGGATATCTCCCGTTCGGTTTCGGCGCTTTTTTCGCCGTGGGTGCTTACGGCACAGCGATCATGATAGCACATTATTCGTCGCCTGTCGCACTCGCATTGCTGGTCGGTGCGCTCCTCGCCTGCCTCCTGGCGCTTGTCTTCACACCGCTTCTGAGACTCTCCGGAGCATATTTTGCGATAGCAAGCCTGGCCGCCTTTGAGGTTGTGTACCTGGCAGTGAGCAACACGTCGCTCACTTCCGTCACGGGAGGCCCTTATGGGATATCATTCATTCAGGCATATTCGCCAAATGTGGACTATGCGGTCACTGCCGTTGTCGCAATTGTGTCGGCGCTCGCGGTAATTCTACTGTCACGATCATATTTCGGTATTGCCCTCAAGGCAATAAAGGAGGATCGTTTTGCGGTTGAACTTGCAGGCGTCAACAGCCTGCGCTACAGGAATTATGCGTGGTTGCTCTCCGCGCTGTTTTCTGGCCTGGCCGGAGGCCTGTTCGGCTGGTATCTCGGATTCTTCTATCCGGAAGCGGTATTTTCGCTCACCGACTACTCAGTGCTCGTCATAGTTTTCGTGCTCTTCGGCGGCAGGGGGACAACATTCGGGCCAGTGATCGGAACAATCATATTGTTCGCAACCTACGAGATGCTCATACTGTATTTCAGCAACCTGCTGCTCATAATATTCGGTCTCCTGCTTGTGCTGCTGATTCTTTTCATACCCGACGGCATATTGCC